Part of the Streptomyces antimycoticus genome, GCTGCTCATCAGCATCTTCCGCGCCGCACACGCCACCCCGGTCTTCTCCCAGTATCTGAGCCAGGTCCACACCATCTTGGCCCTGGTGAACGGCGGCTGGGGCGTGGCCCTGGTCCCGGAGACCGCCGCCCGGCCGCGCTACCCGAACATCGTCTTCAGATCGGTGGAGCTGACCACTCCGGAGCCGGTAGAACTCAACCTCGTGTGGCGTAAGAACAACGACAACCCGGCGCTGCACGCACTGCTCCGCCACGCGGCCGCCCTCCTCCCCGTCCAAGGATGCTGACCGCCGACAAGTACGGAGCGGCCGTCACCGGAGTGGCGATGCCGCTGATCGCGGTCCGGTCCTGAGGCCCCGACCAGTCATGAAGTCCCGGCCGCGTCATGAACCGGCCACGTCATGAAAAGGAGCTCTTCCCATGACCACTCCCCCGGCCACTCCTCGCGCACGACGCGTCGCGGTGCCCCGGGCGCTGGCGGCCCGTGACGACCTCGCGGACGCCCACTACGCCTCGGCGTTCGCCTTACCGGTCCCGCGGGCCGGGGCCCTGACCGCCGAGCAGTGGGCGCGGACAGTCTTCGAGGGCGCTCCGGCTCCCCTGCGGCGGTTTCTGGTGCTGGGCTGGACGCTGGGGCTCGGCCTCCGGCTGGGCCCCAGGACCTCGCCGCGCCATGTCCTGGGATGGGCCGTCTCGGACGCGGCGGACCACTCGCTGACCCTGACCGCGGGCTCCCCGCTGGTGGCCGCGCACAACGTCGTGGCCGTCGAGGACGCGAGGGTCCTGTGGGCGACCTTCGTACGGTTCGACCGGCCCGCCGGCCGCCCGCTGTGGGCCCTGGCCGCGCCGATCCACCACCGGACGGTTCCCCGGCTCCTCCGGCGCGCGGTGCGCGATGCCGCGTCGGCCGGGGAAACCACCCGCGGTGACGGCCGGTTGTCGTAGCCCCCGGTCGCGTCGCCCGGCCCGGCGGCCCGAGCTACGCTCAAAAGGGAGGGACTCGGTTCGCCTTCGAAGGGAACGTTTCCGTGTCCGTCACATCACGCGCGTCGACTCCGGCGCCGCTGCCCAGACATCGCGACTGCCCCTTCGACCCGCCCGGTGCCTACGAGGCGCTGCGCGAGGAGGGCGGGGCCGGCCGGCTGGCCTTTCCGGACGGCAAGGTGGGCTGGCTGCTCACCCGGCACGAGGACGTGGCGCAGTTGCTGGAGGACGACCGGTTCAGTTCGGACCGCCGCCGGACCTCCTCGCCGGTGCACGCGTTTCCGGTCCGCCCGGACGATCGCCGCATGCTGGGGTCGTTCATCGGCATGGACCCACCCGAGCACACCCGCTACCGGCGGCTGCTGAGCAAGTGGTTCACCGCCCGGGGGATGCGGCGGCTGCAGCCCCGGATCGAGGAGATCGTCGACGGCCACCTGGCCGCGATGGAGCGCGCCGGCCCACCGGCCGACCTCGTGACGGCCTTCGCCCAGCCGATCCCGTCGCTGGTGATCTGCGAGCTGCTGGGGGTGCCGTACGAGGACCGGGCCGACTTCCAGCGGTGGGCCACCGTTCTGCTCCGGATCGGCCAGGGCGAGGACGAGGTCTACGCGGCCCGGGACGCGCTGTGGGAGTACATGCGGGAGCTGATCGGCACCAAGCGGCACCGGCCGGACGAGGCGCTGCTCTCCCGTCTGGTCAACGGCGAGCACGGCGCGCCCGGCGGCTCCGGCACCGCCACGGCGGCCGGGCTGACCGACGAGGAGCTGACCGGTGTGGGGCTGCTGCTGCTCATCGCGGGCCATGAGACGACGGCGAACATGCTGGCCCTGGGCACCTACGCCCTGCTGCGCCACCCCGAGCAGTCGCGGCTGGTGCGGGAGCGGCCCGAGGTGATCGACCACGCGGTCGAGGAGCTGCTGCGGTATCTGACCATCGTCCAGTTCGGGACGGTACGGGTGGCCCGGGAGGATCTCGAGATCGCCGGGGCGCGGGTGCGGGCCGGGGAGACGGTCGTCGGGTCGCTCGCCTCGGCCAACCGGGACCCCTCGCGGTTCGCCGACCCCGACACCCTGGACGTCACCCGCGAGACCGCCGATCAGATCGCCTTCGGCCACGGCATTCACCAGTGCCTGGGCCAGCACCTGGCGCGGATGGAGATGCGGACGGGCTTTCCCGCCCTGCTGCGGCGCTTCCCCACGCTGCGCCTGGCCGTGCCGCCGGACGAGGTGCCCCTGCGCCACGACATGCTGATCTACGGCGTCCATCGGCTCCCGGTCACCTGGGACCGGGCCGTCGGTTAGGCGACCGGCAGGTCCGCCCACCAGGTGATGCCCTCATGGCAGGAGTGGCTGCCGTGGCGCGTGGACAGCGCGGTGACGATCCCGAGCCCGCGGCCGTGCTCATCGGGCTCGATGTCCTCGTCCGCCCGCTGACCGGCGGGCACCGGGCCGCCGTCGGTGACCTCGATGCGCAGGCCGGCGGAGCCCTCGCACTCGGTCCAGCGCAGCCGCAGCACGGCCGGGGGCAGGGCGTGCAGGATCGCGTTGGTGACCAGTTCCGAGATCACCATGAGCGCCTCGTCGAGGCAGTCGGCCGACAGCTCCCATTCGGTCAGCAGCGTGTGCGCCCGCCGCCGCACGGCGGCGACGGCCTCGCAGATGTGCGGGACCGGGAGGACATGGCCGTCCCCCTCGTCCGCCGCGGGCCGTTCCGGGACCTCGTCGCGTGTCGCCACCGGCGCCAGCAGGGGGTCCGGATCCGGCGCCTGGGAGCCGATGAGACGGGCGCCGGTGAAATCGACGGTCTCCGCGGCCTGCCCGGTGACGCCGGGCTTCGGGTAGCTCAGTGGTTCCGCCACGTCTCCTCCTCTCCGAGCCGGGTGGGTTGTCTGTGCCGGGCACCCTTCGGGTCACCTTTTGGCATCCTGGTCTTCTTGTCCCGATACGGACGCTATGGCCCCTACCCACCGGGGTCAACGAATCCGAGTCGGCATTACCGAACGTTTGGCGTTTTCGCCGACAGGCTGTGCCACTGGCCGAAGAGCTACGATCGCGTCATGGCCGGCCCGGTGCAGTCCATCGAGCGGGCGGCGGCGATTCTGCGGCTGCTCGCCCAGGGCTCCGGTCGGCTCAGTCTGGGCGAGGTGGCCGCCTCGCTCGGCCTCGCCAAAGGCACCGCGCACGGCATTCTGCGCACGCTGCAGAGCGTCGACTTCGTCGAACAGGACAAGGCGACGGGGAAGTACCAGCTCGGCGCGGCGCTGCTGCACCTGGGGACCAGCTATCTCGACATCAACGAGCTGCGGTCCCGCTCCATCAACTGGACCGACGCCCTGGCCGCCCGCAGCGGTGAGGCGGTCCGTCTCGGAGTGCCCCTGGAGGGCAAGGTCCTCATCGTCCACCACGTCTTCCGGCCCGATGACACCTTCCAGACCCTGGACGTGGGCTCGCTGCTCCCCCTGCACGCCAGCGCGCTGGGCAAGATCCTGCTGGCGTACGGGGCGACCCCTCTGGAGCCGCTCATGGAAACCCAACCGGAGAACTACACCCGTCATACGCTCGTCTCTCCCCAGCAGCTCAGCCGGGCGATGGGCGAGATACGCGAGAACGGGTGGGCGGTCGCGACCGAGGAGATGATGGTGGGCGAGGCCGATATCGCCGCGCCGATCCGCGGGCAGGGCGGCCTGGTGGTGGGCGCCGTCGGCATCTCCGGCGCCGTGGACCGCCTCTGCGACAGCAAGGGCCGCCCTCATCCCTCACTCGTCGGGCTGACGCGCGACGCCGCCCGGGCGATCTCCCGCGATCTCGGCGCGGCCCGCTGGTGACGCCCCATGCCCTGCTCGAACCCGCCCGAAGGCAGGCCAGGCCATGGTTGAACGCTATGTGATGTCCATCGACCAGGGCACCATGTCCACCCGGTGCATCCTCTTCGACCACCAGGGACGGCTGGTCTCGGTCGGCCAGCGAGAACATGAGCAGTACTTCTCCAAGCCCGGCTGGGCCGAGCACGACCCCGCCGAGATCTGGTCCCATCTGCGCCGTGTGGTCGTGCCCCGGGCGCTGGAGGGCGCGGGGATCCGGCCCGAGCAGATCGTGGCCATCGGCATCGCCAATCAGCGCGAGACCACGGTGGTGTGGGACCGGCGCACCGGCGTTCCCGTGTGCCACGCCATCACCTGGCAGGACACCCGTACCAGCGGCTATGTCGAGGAGCTGCGGCGGACCACCGGTGACGACTTCTTCCTCGAACGCTGCGGACTGTCGCCCACGACCTACTTCTCCGCCCCACGGCTGCGCTGGCTGTTCGACCATGTCGACGGCCTGCGCGAGCGCGCGGGGCGTGGGGACGTGCTGTTCGGCACGATGGAGAGCTGGCTGATCTGGAACCTCACCGGCGGGCCCGACGGCGGACTGCACCTCACCGACGCCACCAACGCCAGCCGCACCATGCTGATGAACATCCGCAGCCTGACCTGGGACGATGAGCTGCTGGCCTATTTCGATGTGCCCCGGGCGATGCTGCCGGAGATCCGCCCTTCCGCCGAGTGCTACGGCATGGCCCGCGCCCTGCTGCCGCAGGTCCCGATCTGCGCCGCGCTCGGCGATCAGCAGGCGGCGCTGTTCGGGCAGACGTGTTTCGCCAGCGGCGAGGCGAAGTGCACCTACGGCACCGGCAGCTTCCTCCTGCTCAACACCGGCACCGAGCTCGTACGGTCCCGGCACGGGCTGCTGACCACGGTGGGCTACAAAGTGGGCGACGAGCCGACGGTCTACGCCCTGGAGGGCCCGATCGCCGTCACCGGCTCGCTGGTGCAGTGGTTCCGCGACCGGCTAGGCATGATCCACAGCGCCCCCGAGATCGAGACCCTGGCCCGCGGCGTCGAGGACAACGGCGGCTGCTACATCGTCCCCGCCTTCTCCGGGCTTTTCGCCCCGCACTGGCGCAGCGACGCGCGGGGGGTGATCGTCGGGCTCACCTCGTACATCACCAAGGGGCATCTGGCCCGGGCCGTGCTGGAGGCCACCGGGTGGCAGACCCGGGAGGTGGTCGACGCCATGAACGCCGACTCGCCCCAGCCGCTGCGGCAGCTGAAGGTCGACGGCGGGATGACGTCGAACAATCTGCTGATGCAGTTCCTGGCCGATGTCCTGGACCTGCCCGTGGTGCGCCCCATGGTCTCTGAAACGGTCTCCCTCGGGGCCGCCTACGCCGCCGGGCTCGCCTCCGGCTACTGGCCCGATCTGGAGGGGCTGCGCCGCAACTGGCACCGCGCGGCCCAATGGATGCCCACGATGGACCCCGCGCGACGGGAGGCGGAGTACGAGAACTGGCAGCGGGCGGTCGAGCGGTCGCTGGGCTGGGCCAGGACGTAGCCCGGGGGCCCTTCCGGGCGGGCCAGGCCGGGCCCCGTCGGGCTCCCGGGGAAGAATCGAGCGCGAGGGAGACGTGTGAGTTCCATGAGGCGGGGTATTCGAGCCAGCCGCGGCTGTTGAAACCAGTCGCTCTGGGACCCAGAAACCTATGAAGACCCAAAACCCGATCCATGGACGGAATCATGACCAGCCCTTCCGATGAAAACGTCTCCGCCACCCAGCAGGCCCTCGGCGAGCTGGCGGCCGACCGGGCGGACGAGTCGGCGCTGAACACCCTTGCCAACAGTGAGGTCCTCCTCCCCTCCGCCGAGAGCGCGGAGGAGACCGACCCCCAGGCCGTGACCCTGCCCGTGTTCCAGCAGGAGGACGGCGCTCAGCTGGTACCGGTCTTCACCACTCCGGCCCGGATGCACCAGGCCCTGCCCCAGATCGAGCGGTACCACCTGGTGCCACTGGGCGCACTGGCCCAGGGATGGCCCTCCGAGGAGCTCTCCCTGACCATCGACGCGGGTGCCCCGGAGGCCGTCACCCTCTCGGCCACCGGCGTACGGAGCCTGCTCAGCGGCTCCGGTCCGGCCGCCTGACCTTTTTGGCCGCGGCGGCCCGTGCCCCTCTCTCCACGGGCACGGGCCGCGGCGATGCCGGATACCGCGGCCGCCGCTCCCCCGCGATCGCGACGCATCGCCGTGGGCCGCCCCTCGATTGGTCACCTTCCCGATCCATCGTCTACCGTCCCGTAGACATTCACTGGTTACGGCAAGACACCGGCGGGACGGATCACGTGAGCGCGATCGACATCGGACAGGCCGTGGTTCTCGGCGTCGTCGAGGGGGTCACGGAGTTCCTCCCGGTCTCCTCCACCGGCCACCTCAAGATCACTGAGGGGCTGATGGACATCCCGGTGGACGACAAGTCCGTCGTCGCCTTCACCGCGGTGATCCAGGTCGGTGCCATCGCCGCCGTCCTGCTGTACTTCTTCCGCGACATCCGGCGCTTCGCCACCGCATGGGGACGGGGGCTGGTCAACCGCGAGGAGCGGTACCACCACGACTACAAGTTCGCCTGGTGGGTCATCTACGCCACCATCCCCATCGTGGTCGTGGGTCTGGCGGCCAAACCGCTGATCGAGGGCCCGCTCGCCTCCCTGTGGGTGGTGGCCGCCTCGCTGATCGTGGGCAGCGGGCTGATGTGGCTGGCCGACCGGATGGGCCGCCACAAGCGCGGGGAGGACGACACCAGCGTCAAGGACGCGATGCTGGTCGGCTCCTCGCAGATCCTCGCACTGCTCTTCCCCGGCTTCTCCCGCTCGGGCGCCACGATGGCCACCGGCCTCATGCTCGGCCTGGACCGCCTGGCCGCCACCCGGCTCTCCTTCTTCCTGGGCATTCCGTCGCTGACCGGCGCCGGTCTCTACGAGCTCAAGGACGCCATGGGCGGTGGCGTGGGCACGGTGCCCCTCGCCGTGGGCACAGTGGTGTCCTTCGCCGTGGCCTATGCCTCCATCGCCTGGCTGCTGAAGTTCGTCGCCAAGCATTCGTTCAACGCCTTCGTGATCTACCGGATCGTCATCGGCCTGGTGCTGTTCGGCCTGCTCGGCTCGGGCGCCCTCAACGCCTGACGCCGTCGGCGGGCGCTCTCACCCGCCGGACGGCGTGCCCAGGCCACTCGCCGGATAGTCGACATAGCCACCCGCCCCTCCGGTGTAGTACGTATCCGGGTCGCCCGCCGCCAGCTCGTGGTCCAGGGCGAACCGGGCCACGAGATCGGGATTGGCCACGAAATGCGTGGCGTAGGAGACGGCGTCCGCGAGCCCCGCGTCGATCACGGCGTTCCCGGTCTCCCGGTCGAAGCCGTGGTTGGCGATCAGCGGGCCGTCGAAGAGGCGCCGGTAGCGGGTGAAGGCGTCGTGGCCGGGTGCGGCACCCGGCGCGGCGGGGGCCGGTCCGCGCAGATGCAGATAGGCCACGGGGCGGTCGCTCAGCTCCGCCACGAGCGCGTCGTAGTCGGCCAGCGTCCGCTCATCGGCGGTGAACCGCTCGGCGGTCCAGTACGGCGACAGGCGGACGCCCACCCGGCGGCCGTCCCAGGCCGCGGCCACCGCGTCGACGATCTCCATCAGCAGTCGCCGCCGTCCGGCCCGGTCGTGGCCGTAGGCGTCGTGGCGGTGGTTCAGCCGCGGATTGAGGAACTGCGGGATCAGGAACGAGCCGAGGGCGTGGATCTCGACTCCGTCGAAACCGGCGCGGCGGGCGTTCGCCGCGGCGGCGCCGTACTCCGCGACCGTGTCCCGGATGTCCGTGATCGTCATCTCCCGCGGGGTGACCGTCTCCCTGGGCCCGCCGGGCGTGTAGCAGCGCTCCCGGGGATCGACCGCCGAGGGACCGGCCGGCAGGGCTCCCCCGAGGTGGTCGGGGTGCGAGGCGGCGCCGGTGTGCCACAGCTGCAGCACGATTCGGCCGCCGTGGGCGTGGACGGTGTCGGTGACCCGCCGCCACCCGCCGACCTGCTCCTCGCTGTAGACACCGGGGACGTTCGGGAATCCGATGGCCCGCTCGCTGACCCAGGTCCCCTCGGTGATGATCAGCCCGGCCCCGGCCCGCTGGCCGTAGTAGGCCGCGTGCATACCGTTCGGGACCAGCCCCTCGCCCGTGGCCCGGGCCCGGGTCATGGGGGCCATGACCACCCGGTTGGGCAGCCGGAGGTCCCCCAGCTCCGCGGGGCGCAGCAGCGGCTGGTCCAGGGCGGTCGGACAGGTGGTGGTGCTCATGGTGTCTCCCCTCGTCACCTCGGCCTGGTCACCCCGGCCGCGTGGGATACGTCTGAAGAGGTGACGGAGTGCGGCGAGGAAAGGTGACCGATGGACGGGCGGACGCCGGGGGACGGACAGCACCCGCAGGACGGGCTGGCGGAGCGGTTCGAGACGCACCGCGGTCAGCTGAGGGCGGCCGCCTATCGGATGCTC contains:
- a CDS encoding DUF2867 domain-containing protein, producing MTTPPATPRARRVAVPRALAARDDLADAHYASAFALPVPRAGALTAEQWARTVFEGAPAPLRRFLVLGWTLGLGLRLGPRTSPRHVLGWAVSDAADHSLTLTAGSPLVAAHNVVAVEDARVLWATFVRFDRPAGRPLWALAAPIHHRTVPRLLRRAVRDAASAGETTRGDGRLS
- a CDS encoding cytochrome P450, with amino-acid sequence MSVTSRASTPAPLPRHRDCPFDPPGAYEALREEGGAGRLAFPDGKVGWLLTRHEDVAQLLEDDRFSSDRRRTSSPVHAFPVRPDDRRMLGSFIGMDPPEHTRYRRLLSKWFTARGMRRLQPRIEEIVDGHLAAMERAGPPADLVTAFAQPIPSLVICELLGVPYEDRADFQRWATVLLRIGQGEDEVYAARDALWEYMRELIGTKRHRPDEALLSRLVNGEHGAPGGSGTATAAGLTDEELTGVGLLLLIAGHETTANMLALGTYALLRHPEQSRLVRERPEVIDHAVEELLRYLTIVQFGTVRVAREDLEIAGARVRAGETVVGSLASANRDPSRFADPDTLDVTRETADQIAFGHGIHQCLGQHLARMEMRTGFPALLRRFPTLRLAVPPDEVPLRHDMLIYGVHRLPVTWDRAVG
- a CDS encoding ATP-binding protein; the protein is MAEPLSYPKPGVTGQAAETVDFTGARLIGSQAPDPDPLLAPVATRDEVPERPAADEGDGHVLPVPHICEAVAAVRRRAHTLLTEWELSADCLDEALMVISELVTNAILHALPPAVLRLRWTECEGSAGLRIEVTDGGPVPAGQRADEDIEPDEHGRGLGIVTALSTRHGSHSCHEGITWWADLPVA
- a CDS encoding undecaprenyl-diphosphate phosphatase, yielding MSAIDIGQAVVLGVVEGVTEFLPVSSTGHLKITEGLMDIPVDDKSVVAFTAVIQVGAIAAVLLYFFRDIRRFATAWGRGLVNREERYHHDYKFAWWVIYATIPIVVVGLAAKPLIEGPLASLWVVAASLIVGSGLMWLADRMGRHKRGEDDTSVKDAMLVGSSQILALLFPGFSRSGATMATGLMLGLDRLAATRLSFFLGIPSLTGAGLYELKDAMGGGVGTVPLAVGTVVSFAVAYASIAWLLKFVAKHSFNAFVIYRIVIGLVLFGLLGSGALNA
- a CDS encoding SseB family protein, which translates into the protein MTSPSDENVSATQQALGELAADRADESALNTLANSEVLLPSAESAEETDPQAVTLPVFQQEDGAQLVPVFTTPARMHQALPQIERYHLVPLGALAQGWPSEELSLTIDAGAPEAVTLSATGVRSLLSGSGPAA
- a CDS encoding IclR family transcriptional regulator is translated as MAGPVQSIERAAAILRLLAQGSGRLSLGEVAASLGLAKGTAHGILRTLQSVDFVEQDKATGKYQLGAALLHLGTSYLDINELRSRSINWTDALAARSGEAVRLGVPLEGKVLIVHHVFRPDDTFQTLDVGSLLPLHASALGKILLAYGATPLEPLMETQPENYTRHTLVSPQQLSRAMGEIRENGWAVATEEMMVGEADIAAPIRGQGGLVVGAVGISGAVDRLCDSKGRPHPSLVGLTRDAARAISRDLGAARW
- the glpK gene encoding glycerol kinase GlpK, which gives rise to MVERYVMSIDQGTMSTRCILFDHQGRLVSVGQREHEQYFSKPGWAEHDPAEIWSHLRRVVVPRALEGAGIRPEQIVAIGIANQRETTVVWDRRTGVPVCHAITWQDTRTSGYVEELRRTTGDDFFLERCGLSPTTYFSAPRLRWLFDHVDGLRERAGRGDVLFGTMESWLIWNLTGGPDGGLHLTDATNASRTMLMNIRSLTWDDELLAYFDVPRAMLPEIRPSAECYGMARALLPQVPICAALGDQQAALFGQTCFASGEAKCTYGTGSFLLLNTGTELVRSRHGLLTTVGYKVGDEPTVYALEGPIAVTGSLVQWFRDRLGMIHSAPEIETLARGVEDNGGCYIVPAFSGLFAPHWRSDARGVIVGLTSYITKGHLARAVLEATGWQTREVVDAMNADSPQPLRQLKVDGGMTSNNLLMQFLADVLDLPVVRPMVSETVSLGAAYAAGLASGYWPDLEGLRRNWHRAAQWMPTMDPARREAEYENWQRAVERSLGWART
- a CDS encoding alkene reductase, whose amino-acid sequence is MSTTTCPTALDQPLLRPAELGDLRLPNRVVMAPMTRARATGEGLVPNGMHAAYYGQRAGAGLIITEGTWVSERAIGFPNVPGVYSEEQVGGWRRVTDTVHAHGGRIVLQLWHTGAASHPDHLGGALPAGPSAVDPRERCYTPGGPRETVTPREMTITDIRDTVAEYGAAAANARRAGFDGVEIHALGSFLIPQFLNPRLNHRHDAYGHDRAGRRRLLMEIVDAVAAAWDGRRVGVRLSPYWTAERFTADERTLADYDALVAELSDRPVAYLHLRGPAPAAPGAAPGHDAFTRYRRLFDGPLIANHGFDRETGNAVIDAGLADAVSYATHFVANPDLVARFALDHELAAGDPDTYYTGGAGGYVDYPASGLGTPSGG